The DNA segment ATTTCCTAAAATTTTAGTTGAATTCTCACCAAAAGGCTTATTATTTGCAATCACAGACTGAGCCTCTTGAACCTCAGCACCCGTAACCCCAACAGTCAAACCACTGGCAAAATTCTCACCATTTGTATCAACATTCTGGTCACCCACAGCACCCGAAATCGGAACTGCCGCAACAACCATACACAACATACATAATATTGCATAGGTAGAGTTTCGCTTCACTCGCTTAATTATACCGCCTCCGTGCCCCATAAAATCGAGTTTATGGGACTCTCTTGGACTACTCTATGATGGAAACAACATAGCTTATAAAGGTTTCGAAAAAATTCTTGAAAAAAGGACCGTAGGGGGCTTTTTTTAGGATTTAAGACCCACTATGAGGTTATTTAACTTAATGATCTGGGACCGGCTGCTTCCTTTAGTATTTTTAGTAAATCACCTTTATTTAAAGCCCATTTCCCCAAAATAAGCTTATGCAATTCCATTATATATGAGGGATATACGTCCTTATAAGGGATAAAATGGAATTAATCAAACTTTAAATGATTAAAGACCCCCAAATCACGAGTTTTTGCTAAATAAGGTTTATATGAATCTTAACAGAATTTAAGAGATTTTAAGGCCTTTTTTAACAATTGAGGTCGAATTCTTTTCTATTAATAATTTTAACCCATTTAAAATGGAATTTTTAATAACAAATTGCCGGAAGGTATGTTCCGGCACCCCTGTGAGACTTAACTACCCTTCCCTATCATCTAAAATCGAATAATACCTCTCATGAATTATACTATATTTAAGTGATTAGCAAGTAACCTACAACCCACATCTTTTAAACATATTAATATAACAATTTGCATACCCTTCAAAACCAATATGTTATAGGAACTACCATGAGTATTTCCAAATAAATGACATTGTGATGTTCTACTCAGGACCATGAATATATCTACTGTAGATACTATGGATAATCTACTGTAGAGATCATGGATAATCTACTGTAGAAATCGAATGGTTAATGTAGACATTAATATTTATAATTAGAGCTAATCCCGATGTAAAATGATTACTAGATGTACCATCCATAATCACATGATCATTATCTAGAAATTAAAGAATTAATTAGGTGAAACAGGAAAATGCCACTATCAGATCAGGCCATTCAATCATTGGAAAAGAAAGGATATCGTTTTGTAGGTTCACAAAGACATGCAGCAGCCAAAGTGTGTCACTGGACTAAAAAAAGTATCATGGATGAGGGTGTTTGCTATAAAGAAAAGTTCTACGGTATAAAAAGCCATCGTTGTCTGCAGATGTCACCCAGCATTCCCTTCTGCCATCATAAATGTCTTTTCTGCTGGAGGGATGTTGCCATCACCAACACCACCTGGAAGGAAGACTTCGATGATCCTGGAGAAATTATAGATGAATGTATAAAGGCCCAGCGTAAGCTGCTGGTAGGCTACTTTGGCAATCCCGGTGCCAACCCAGAAAAAATATCAGAAGCCCAGGACCCCACCAATGCCGCCATATCACTGGCAGGTGAACCATTATTATACCCATCCATCAATCAGCTCCTGGAAGAATACAAAAAGAGGCAGTTCACCACATTCCTGGTCAGTAATGGTCTCAGTCCGGATAAACTGGGAAACCTGGATCCAGAACCAACTCAACTGTACCTGTCCCTGGATGCCCCCAACAGTGAAATATATAAGAAACTCTGCGATCCCCAGATCAAGGACGGTTGGGAGAAATTAAACCATTCACTGGATCTTTTATCCAGTTTCAACTGTCGCACCGTGATCCGGATGACCAGTGTTGCTGATTATAATATGACCAATCCAGAGGAATATGCCCGTATCATCGAAAGAAGTGATCCTGATTTTGTGGAGATCAAAGCATATATGTATGTGGGAAGCTCACGTGACCGTTTGAAATTCGAAAACATGCCCCGATCCAAGGAGCTTGAGAGTTTTGCCCAGGAAATTGCCAGTTTATGTGGGCGGAAGATCGTTGACCAGTCCACCGAAAGCAGAGTGGTGCTTCTGGCCTGAATACTGGTTAATTCTCTTATTAATGAATTTGTTGTAAAATTGTTGTAAAAAAATTGAAATTGTTGTAAAAACTTATTATATATATCAATATAATGGAATTATGAGTACAATATCTTAATATGTAATAAATATTCTATCATACTCTTTTTTTATTCCCTTCATTATCCAAAGGAAGGTGTCACAGGAACCCAATGACAGTTTTAAATCATAATTTTCCCATAGATTTAATTAGGTGTTAAACATATATGGGAATGAATGAAAAAATTGTCAAGTTTAAGATTAACAAAATAAAATTAAATTGATTAAATTAAAATTCAAGGGAGTGGTAGGATGAAAAGGTTGTTGTTGGCTTTAATAATATTAATAGCATTTTTAGGTCCCATATACAGTGCAAGTACATCTGGTTTTGCAATCACCTATGGAGAGACAACTTACAATAACCCCACCTACAAAAGTACAGTGAATAGTTACTTCCAATCCCACACCGATAAAAATTTGAATAACTCCAATACCAAGGTTGTAACTGCCTCACAGGTGAACCAGATCGCCAAGAATATCACAGGCCGGACCTACAATTCTAATCAAATATTTTCCTGTGCACTGGTGGACTTGAGTTACAGTCAGGGTATCAAAATCATTGTGGACACCAGTAAAATAAACACAGTAACCTCTAAAATGTATGCCAATGCCTTAAAATCCACAGGGATTGAAAACGGTTATGTGGTGGTTACCTCACCAGTTAGCGCTACCGGAGAATCAGCACTCACCGGGGTTTTAGAATCCTACGAAGTTGCAGTGGGTGCCCCCATACCTGAAGAAGCGAAAAAAGCTGCCACTGAAGAACTTTACACTGAAACCCAGATTGCCAATCAGACTGGTCAGAGTCCGGATAAAATAGCTGAACTCTTTGACAAAGCCAAGCAGGAAGTTGAAAAACAGAATTTACAGGACCCTGCTCAGATAAAAGTCATAGTTATCAATGTGGCCAATAGTCTGAACATTAATTTAAGCGACCAGCAGGCTCAGGACATAGCCAATGCCCTTGCTAACTCTCAGAAAGTCCAGGGTAGTCTTACTGATTTCAAGAATCAACTTCAAGCAGCAACACAACAGGCCACCCAATCCCAGGGAATACTGGATCAGATAAAGAATTATCTGCAGAGTTTCGTTGATTACATAATGAGCTTATTCGGATAAGATCATTATAAATAATAGATCCAGATAATGCCATTAAAGATGTGAGATTACCTTTATGATGGTCATTAAAAAAGATGGTCATTGCTTAATGTTAAAGAATGTGAAAGGCAATCCAAAATAAGTCGAAGTTTGAATTAACATATTAATTAAGATAGTGTATTAAATTAAGGCCATTAAGAAATTCACACAATTTAGGATTAAGCAATTCCCACAGTGAGGAAAAATCAGGTAATTGAAAATTCATAAACAAAGTGAAAACAGGTGATCAGTAACTTAGCTTAAAAACCAAGATCACCTCAATCAGATTAACAGTAACCTATCTCCAGGCAATCTGAATATATGATCCTATGAGTATTCATTAGAATACCCCACATTCATCTAAAGATCAATGACAAATACCTACATCCATTCACTGAATCCTGTATTAAATTTATAATCATCTATATAGATACAAAAAATAGTGATAATCATGTTAATCGCCCAAAACCATTTACAGTTCATATTAGAAGTGGCCGTGATAATACATATGGGCGTTTTACTGCTTATAAATATCATTCCCTTTACTCTGAGCATGGTACTTTTCTTATCCCTTATTTTGACCATGTTCCTGGCTGGGATTTTCAGTATTGATTCTGCCCTTCTATTCTTACCCTATGTTTCCCATCAGGAGTTCACCCATCCCTTCGGCCCGCTGGCGGTTTTTGCATGGGTAACCCTTTCTGCATCAGCCAGTCTGTTAAGCGAAGTTGAAATTAAATCAACTTCAATCACTGCCCTTTCACTGGTCCTTTTCGGCGTGATAGCCGTTGCTGGAGGTTTGATGCACCGTTCATTCCTGATATTATGGTTCCTGGGATGGTTCCTGGGTTATTTCATAATGTCCAAAAGCTTCCGAAGAAGTGTTAAAATCACGCGGAAAAGGATTATGACCGTTGCAGCAGCAGCCTTTGGTGGTTTTGCCATCCTGGAAATACTTTCAAGAGTGTTAAATGCTTCAGTACTTAGCCCCCTACTTAGGTTAACCAGAATAGAGGAATATGCTATTCCCAGCCTTAAAATGGTCGTTAAAAACACACAACTCTGGGGACACGTTCAAGGATCCTGTTACTGGGCAGCAAACTGTCTGGGTGGTTCTGACGGCTATCTTTCACTGCCCATGAACATGATAAACACCTTCACTCTACCGTTCCCCCTGTTTTTCGGAGTTTTAGTGGTTAAAAAAGATGTTATTGACTATATGCTCCCTGGAATCTTTGGAGTGGCCTTTGACTTTGGATATGGTGGTCTGTTCGCCTTACTATGTTGGTGTGCCTTTGTTATGTGCAGTGGTTTTTACGTGCTCCGCAAATACCGTAGTAAGAGAAGAGTGGGAAGTAGAAGATATCTGGGAAGAGAAGCACTCTTAATTGGTGCATTAACCGCATTCATGGCCCAAACCATTATCGGACTTTTCCTATTCAACAGGACCATCAATGGATCAGCCATGATTATATTCATATTCTTATCTGCCATGGTGGTAGCTCACCTAGTGTCCATAAGACCCAGTTTAAGATAAAAACACAGGTTTAAGATGAGTTTAATAAAAATAATATGAGAAAATTGAATGGGAATAAAGAAATACAATCCTTTTTTTGAATTTTGAAAGTGAATGTTGAAAAGAAATAATGAATAAAAAATAGTAATTAATTGAAATAGATAAAATTAATCTAAATCATTGCATATTTCAACCGCTTTCCT comes from the Methanobacterium sp. genome and includes:
- the twy1 gene encoding 4-demethylwyosine synthase TYW1 yields the protein MPLSDQAIQSLEKKGYRFVGSQRHAAAKVCHWTKKSIMDEGVCYKEKFYGIKSHRCLQMSPSIPFCHHKCLFCWRDVAITNTTWKEDFDDPGEIIDECIKAQRKLLVGYFGNPGANPEKISEAQDPTNAAISLAGEPLLYPSINQLLEEYKKRQFTTFLVSNGLSPDKLGNLDPEPTQLYLSLDAPNSEIYKKLCDPQIKDGWEKLNHSLDLLSSFNCRTVIRMTSVADYNMTNPEEYARIIERSDPDFVEIKAYMYVGSSRDRLKFENMPRSKELESFAQEIASLCGRKIVDQSTESRVVLLA
- a CDS encoding DUF1002 domain-containing protein is translated as MKRLLLALIILIAFLGPIYSASTSGFAITYGETTYNNPTYKSTVNSYFQSHTDKNLNNSNTKVVTASQVNQIAKNITGRTYNSNQIFSCALVDLSYSQGIKIIVDTSKINTVTSKMYANALKSTGIENGYVVVTSPVSATGESALTGVLESYEVAVGAPIPEEAKKAATEELYTETQIANQTGQSPDKIAELFDKAKQEVEKQNLQDPAQIKVIVINVANSLNINLSDQQAQDIANALANSQKVQGSLTDFKNQLQAATQQATQSQGILDQIKNYLQSFVDYIMSLFG